The sequence below is a genomic window from Gouania willdenowi chromosome 12, fGouWil2.1, whole genome shotgun sequence.
GTCAGAACTGTGTGTCACTCTGCCTTCGAACGTCCGGCcggacggtcactaatttttgttccactttgttccatctttgtactttttttacttagtttcataataaaccttttttataaaatcatcaatgcttcgcctggactccatcactcaaccagagtaataaatcatgtctccaaatgaggtcaaccgcaaattttgccGTTATAAGGTCATTGACCAAGTCCTGCCGTGTAGTTCTGGGCTGATTCCTCACCTTTCTTAGCATCATTGAGACCCCACGAGGTGATATCTTGCATGGGGCTCCACTCCGATTGAGATTGTCCGTCTTGTTTAgcttcttccattttctaatgattGCTCGAACAGTGGACCTTTTTTCACCAAGCTGCTTTGCAATTTCTCCATAGCCCTTTCCAGCCTTGTGGAGTTGTACAATtttgtctctggtgtctttggacagctctttgctcttagccatgctgactgtttgggtcttactgattgtatggggtagacaggtgtctttatgcagctaacgacctcacacaggtgcatctgattcaggataatacagtagagtggaggaggacttttaaaggcgggctaacaggtctttgagggtcagaattctagctgatagacaggtgttcaaatacttattttcagctgtatcacacaaataaattgttaaaaaatcaaagattgtgatttctggatttttctttttaggttatctctcatacagtggacatgcaccttccatgaaaattccagacccctccatgatttctaagtgggagaacttgcaaaatagcagggtgttcaaatacttattttcttcactgtagagggagtgttagagagaggaatgggaccctctccggtccctctctaacctaaatgacctctctcttaacgccctctccaaccgagcatgccagacccccccggcagtctatgcctattgcatcttaactatgagctatgagctggttcctaactaaaagctttaccaaagaggaatgttttgagcctaaccttaaaggtagagagggtgtctgccccccgaaccatggttggtagatggttccagagaactTAAGTCTAATTGAGAGAATGTACAAATAGGAACATATACTGGTTATAGTGTGAAGTGCACTAATACAAATtgttacatgatttaaaaaaaatttctaaaCTCTAACCTAAAACTCTTTCAGCCTACATCATTAGATCTCAATGGTGAGACTGACATGAAAACTGCATTCATAACTAAAGTAGCTACAGTGTGTTAACGCTGCATGTAAAATAGCGTCAGATAAAgtttaaaatcacaaataaaaatgattaaatgtatgatttttttttcactaaaatactTTAACTATGATATGCCTAAACTGTGTCGTATTTGACTTTGGAGAAAGGACTTCAGGACTCGAAAGAGTGCAACGGAAGATTATCAGAATGGACATTTTAGCTCGACCTACTGATTGTcacgatggggttttattttggagggcaggcaggagATCTTGGACTCGCTTCCAACAGCTTTCTCCTGCTGATTGGACCAGCTGCATCTGATAACCTGCTGAGTATAAAGGTGGAGGCTTTGCTGGAGTTCAGTGCTGGGACATTGCTACTTTTGCTGTGACTATGTTTCTTGGTTTTTCCTTTTGGTGCTTTCTGATtacctctgcctccctggactgaccatGCCTATGAGAACAATAAATACTGGTATGATGCACCTGAGCTCCGCCTCCGTCCCTGCATTTGGATGTGCACCCACACATGCCCATGACACTGATACTCTCCAATAATCTGCTCTGTTCctgaatatttacagtattttaacatgtgaaaaaatgtatgtgaacaAAGACAGTTAAAACTTTAAaggtaatatgttaaggtttaatttatccAGACAGCTGTTACTGAGGAAATccaatttgatctcctgacatgtttcgactggcaactgctagtcttcctcagaggcatctgctgattgcgtTGACGGTTCCTTTGAAATTTCCTTGACTTGCGTGTAGTTGCCAGTCgatacatgtcaggagatcaaagtggatttcctaagtcCCGATGACAAAAAttatcttgctggaattattttacaggaaaacttATCTTATTGACTTTTCTAAAATATCTGTTTTACTGGGTTGTCTCCACATTGCAGCGGCAACAGGATCATGGGAGATATGAAAACGCCAAACTTTAATTCCAAAGTCGCTAGTGAATCTGGTCACCAAGATGATAATGCACAACTCAAGCAAACTAGAAGTGAGATGACTACCAGTGAAGCTGTAGCCCCCAATGCCTCAACAGCCCAGAATATTGGTGTTAGCGTCCTTGTTAAGAACTTTCGGACTGCAGATCTAAGCGAACATATTGGACCGATGTCAGAGAAGCATCATCATTTCCTTTCGCACCCCCTTTCTGGTAATGGACATCTAAATGCTTTTGAGCCAAAAGCAGGAAAAGGTAGTGTTTACAAGAAGAATGGATGGAAAGTTTCAGGAACAGAAGGGCAAAAAGCTGACAACCAACTATCAAATATCCATCTGTACAGTCCTACCCCCAGTGCTGAAGAgtttgatgatgataatgaggATGAAATAGTAGTTGATGACCCAACTGATAACCAAGAAAATCATGCTGCTAAATTGTCTGGAAATAATATTGTTTCCAACATCAGATCTCCAGAGGAGCCACAGGACCAAGAATCAGATGATGTCCAACAGGCCTTACCAGCATTCTCTGGGTTGCAGTTATTTACGAGCACTGAGAGTTCTGTTGTAGATGCCTTTAATAAGGTCTTGAGTAGCATAAATCCTGTCCCTGTTTATGTTCCAAACCTTTCCCCACCCAGTGCAGCAAGCATATCTCTTCACTCCAGAGGATTCAAATGCCTGGAGTGTGGAGACTCATTCGCTCTTGAGAAGAGCCTGACACAGCATCACGAACGCCGCAGTGTACAAATCGAGGTCACCTGCAACAAATGCGCCAAAAGTCTGGTATTCTACAACAAGTGCCAACTTTTGTTTCATGCAAGAGATCACAATGACAAAGTAGTTGTTATGCAGGGCTCACATCTAATCCTCAAACCCATCCCTGCTGATAAGATGATCAGTGCCATGAACTCATCAGGTCTTTCCATTGATTTAACCTCTGAAGTAAAGGTGATCACACCGCAAACCCATGGCAAAGTTTCTCAGACAGCATCACAAACTGCAGTCATTTCAGCTCCATGCAGTGCTCCTGTGGTGGCCGCTCTACCCTTGGAGGATGATGCATCAAAGCTTTGCAGGCACAGCCTAAAGTGTTTGGAGTGTAATGTAATGTTCCAGGATGAAAGCTCACTGGCCATGCATTACCAGCAAGCAGTGAAATCCAGAGGGCAGGTAGGTGAACACACAGAGAAACGATAAATTTAAACTTTCTTTAATCTACACAAATCTTTAGAGACAATGTTGACTGATCCTGTGTTTCTTCCAGAAAACTTGCACCATTTGCCAAATGCTTCTCCCAAACCAATGCAGTTTTCTGTCACACCAGCGAATCCACCAGCACAAGTCCCCGTACATCTGTCCTGAATGTGGTGCTAGCTGCTGCTCTGTTAATTTCCAGTCACATGTTACCAAGACATGTCTGCATTACACCAGGAGAGTCTGTTATTGGTGAGTTTGTATCATTTGACACAAATCATACAAAACCATATTTTACACTATTGCTTATGAAATCCTCATTATTTATGGTTGACTGACATCTGATTAAGATACATTTGGTAAATGTGGGTGGTGATATAGTATATGCTCATTATCGTAACATTAATCAGTTTCAAGAATATTTGAGCATATCATATCAACCTGTACCTAATAAAGTGGTCTGTGGTGACGCTCCTTTAGGTGGGCATATACTCTCTAAAGTATCAAGTCCACACCTTTAAAAGCAATACTTACAATGTTATTGGTAATAATGTTGTGTTAATAATATCTGGCATCATCTGGTCAAAAATCCAGTTattgttctgagtggacagtgaatctcatcttcttctcctggccctgtaaaattacatttattaatccaggagcgtgacgctccGAGAATCTGgatatcagccaatcagagatctttctacaaacacgtgtgtttAGAATTCGATCagaaaagttaaaaagaaacatttttcttttacataaATTGTACAATCCACTTTAATCTAACTTTATTTAATGCTAGGAGTTAGTATTGTTTAGTGTTAGCCCAGCTTAATTTGATCTAAAATTAGTATTTCTTGTTCATAGTCTTCAACTACTTTATAATACCATGTCATGGACATTCATTTGTTTCTGATGGCATATATTGGCTAACAATATGATGACAAAATGACCGTCAACATATAGTCAAACTAAACAACCATTTCCTTAATTCACATTTAAACTTAAAACTCACATTTCCttaaattaaatatcaaatattggATGTTGCTTGCTAACTACATGTTCTGTTTTGGCCTCCAGCTGTGTCTACTGCAGTGTGATCTTTGCTGACTCTGGAACTTTCAAGTCCCACATCTGCAACACTCACTATGCGATCTTCTATAAATGCCCCATGTGCCCCTTGGCCTTCAAGTCTGCACTTGCACTATACTCCCATGCTAACACACATCATCCAGGAGTGAAGCCTGGACAACCCAAGTAAGTCCTCTGAACTGCATCATTGAAAGATAGCATGATTAGCTGAATTTTGCGTTTTCTCCTCATTTGAACTTCCTGTTTAGTTTATTGCAaaagtaaatcattatttagaTGAACTGTAGACTAGTTGTGAATTATCGAGCTATAAGTCATGTTCTTTCTATCAGCCTCATGCTGTcacgatggggttttattttggagggcaggcaggagATCGTGGACTCCCTTCCAGCAGCTTTCTCCTGCTGATTGGCCTCCAGCTGCAATTGATTAGCTGATGAGTATTAATGTGGAGGCTTGGGGTCACTTCAGGGCTGGGACATTCTGTCATGGGCATGTGTgggtgcagacccaaatgcagggacggaggcggagctcaggtgcatcataccagtatttatttttctcaaagGCATGGTAAGCCCAGGGAGGCagatgcaaacaaaaaaaaacacaaaaagcaaaacCAAGAAGCGAGGGTAAACAAGAATGTCCAAAAGTCAATCCAGGAACTACTGGTAACCAACCAATCCTAGATCACAAGTAACAGTAAGTAGCAATGTCCCAGCCCTGAAGTGACCCCAAGCCTCCACATTAATACTCATCAGCTAATCAATTGCAGCTGGAGGCCAATCAGCAGGAGAAAGCTGCTGGAAGGGAGTCCACGATctcctgcctgccctccaaaataaaaccccatcgtgACACATGCCAGGTCACCTAAAACCTGCCTTTTGTGTTTCCTACGGCCTGCTCAGTAAAATGATTTGTGGGTCTTAGATGTGGTGGATTAACTTGAGTTTATCTTTTCCATGCTGGAACCTTTCAATAACTTCATCATCAGCTGCACTGATGAGGAGCAGCTGTCCTCACAAATTTATGTAGATTTAATGAGTCAAAGGAAATTAAAATCATGAAACTAtttacaatcttttttttacagcttaattataaaacaataataatcatatctGCACAGTATGAACTGTAGGTAATTGTTTTGGTGGAAGATGTGGGAGGAAAAACATCTGCTTTgagtattaaaacatttttctttaggtttgtgttcatttttaaatgttctgtTTTCCAGGGTAAACTATATGTGCTCCATGTGCAACATAGTGTTCACGATGCAGTCACTCATCGTCTCACACTTGGACCAGCATGTTGGTAATAACaaagtttctgttttcaaaTGCCCCGACTGCTCCAAGCACTTTGCACATAAGCCGCTAATGCTGGATCATATCAAGGTGAGCATAATGGAAATATAATGGGTGGCTTGATGCAAATAATTACctgttttaatttcaaatgtttcaaaaaaCAACTCTTTGTGATCACTTTCTGTATTCTATTTTTGATTCTATTCATTTTGGTATAACATTTTAACACCTTCAGTAGATTTGATTGGTAATATTAAAAGTAGCAGCAATCAATGGTGTTTTTTTCAGTAATGACTcaattattaatcattattcatgtttttatcttGAACTATTGCAATGCCATCATAACAGGAAACAGGAGCTCCAGTTGTCTGTTGGTTAGAACTGTATAGTCTGCATTAAGAGCTCTAGTTTTGAAAGGCAAGACATGAGAGTTGGTGTTAGCAAAGTAAAAAATGTTGTGCCATCTGTTGAATTTAACAAGGCCTTTAAACTTTAAGTGTATTCTTTGTAAATATGTGTTTGTTACTTAAAGTCTTGCCCACACAATTATCAAGTAGCACAAATAATGAGGTGCACAATGTTAAATGCATCAAATGATATTTCTTACACTCTCAATTTGGTTTTCAGGCAATCCATGGAACTCTAAAAACCGTTGAGGGCCCACCAAACTTGGGTATCAATGTTCCTCTCAACACAAAGCCCACAAATTCTATGAGCACCAATGAAAAAGAGGGAGAAAATGTCAGGAATGAAGacaaagggcaaaaaaaatccaacagtaACAGCCCGGCTGACTTTGAGAACCCTCCCAGTCCAGGATAcatgtgtgtgtactgtacgAGCGTGTTCAGTACCAGACAGATGTTTGTCTCTCACATGAGGCGAGAGCACAGGAAGGTGGGAGGAGACATCAACCAAGTAGTTCATGTCAAAGAGCTTTTAGTGTACATTGGATGTTTTTACTTccaaagtctgtttttttcttgtcaagCATTGATTATATCATCGTTTTTCTTACTGCAGATACTAAAAAAGATGTATCCGTGCCAACTGTGTGACAAGTTTCTCAGCTCCCTTCACAGTCTCGGCAGACACAACCGGCTCAAACATAAGGGGCAGGGAAATGTGAACACCTGCTCGTGAGTACAGTCATCACTGCACCTGCACACTGTGCAAATTCAGTTCATATGATTTACTCAAATGAGCTGATTAGGCATACGTATAATCAAGCAAAATGACATGGGTCAATGATGTGACATAAATATTCTGTCCATCTGCATTTCTTACagttaaaaacaagtttaactgcataaaaagataccaaatTAGTAGTAACGTAGTGTATATGCAttcactttgactttttttttggttaattactaaattacttctctaatttattttgttattcaaagtgtcaaaatatcatgtggtgcgactgtctggccatgactgctgttttaaaaaaatctttaaaattactctgAATCTATTCAAATTGTTATGGTCCTGTAGTGGCCATTTTGCCCTTAagttttttgtcaacaacttctCCAGATATAATGTATACATAAATTTCTTTAGAAACAGTTGATCTAGTAAACTACTTTTGtacttctgtttgtttttaacattttcttgtgtgtgcactcactttgatttttttgttacttgctaaattatttctgtaatttattttgttattcaaagtgtcaaaatatcatgtgcgactgtctggccatgactgctgttttgaaaaaaatgttataaaaatCTTATAGTTCTGCAGTGTCAGAAATTAgcaagggccacgggccattttgCCCTTAATTTTGCCCTTGAATGCCCCCAAAAACCTGGTTCCACAGGCACAAAATTGCCCTTCAGTTTTTTTGTCAAGTTCTCCAGACGTAAacgtaaacataaaataatagctACCGTACTATGATACTTCCAAACTTCTCTGAAAAAGAAAGGGTGAACGTTTCCTTAATTTGCATTGTGCATTTTAAT
It includes:
- the LOC114473696 gene encoding zinc finger protein 532-like; the encoded protein is MTTSEAVAPNASTAQNIGVSVLVKNFRTADLSEHIGPMSEKHHHFLSHPLSGNGHLNAFEPKAGKGSVYKKNGWKVSGTEGQKADNQLSNIHLYSPTPSAEEFDDDNEDEIVVDDPTDNQENHAAKLSGNNIVSNIRSPEEPQDQESDDVQQALPAFSGLQLFTSTESSVVDAFNKVLSSINPVPVYVPNLSPPSAASISLHSRGFKCLECGDSFALEKSLTQHHERRSVQIEVTCNKCAKSLVFYNKCQLLFHARDHNDKVVVMQGSHLILKPIPADKMISAMNSSGLSIDLTSEVKVITPQTHGKVSQTASQTAVISAPCSAPVVAALPLEDDASKLCRHSLKCLECNVMFQDESSLAMHYQQAVKSRGQKTCTICQMLLPNQCSFLSHQRIHQHKSPYICPECGASCCSVNFQSHVTKTCLHYTRRVCYCCVYCSVIFADSGTFKSHICNTHYAIFYKCPMCPLAFKSALALYSHANTHHPGVKPGQPKVNYMCSMCNIVFTMQSLIVSHLDQHVGNNKVSVFKCPDCSKHFAHKPLMLDHIKAIHGTLKTVEGPPNLGINVPLNTKPTNSMSTNEKEGENVRNEDKGQKKSNSNSPADFENPPSPGYMCVYCTSVFSTRQMFVSHMRREHRKILKKMYPCQLCDKFLSSLHSLGRHNRLKHKGQGNVNTCSPVWTYNHERG